In Solanum lycopersicum chromosome 3, SLM_r2.1, the genomic stretch AAGGCCCAAAAGTTTTCGGGTTTCCGAATCCAGGGCACCTGGTCTTAAACCATCATACTTTCCCCTCGGAGAATCTTGATAATATCGAGTTGGATTGCGAGAACTGGCACTTTGATTCCTTCTGGACTTGTGCTGTTTACGGGCACTATTAACAGCTGCATTATCACGAGGCTTAGGGCATTCTTTCAACGCGTGGCCATAGGAACCACAATTGAAACATCGGGAACTATCAACCATTTCTATTCCTCTGCAATACAAAAGACATAATAAGAGATTATGCCTGAAaatgaaacaaacaaaattcTTGTCATCAAGTAAACATCAAATATCAGGTCAAGGATCTCCTCACAGTACCCTACATGTTTCCTTCATTTGTATTGCTTTTTCAAGTTTTCCTTGACAATTAAGAACATAAGCAGAGAACACAGATCATCAAAGGACACAACTGTGCCATCAAATTTGCGAACAAGGATATTTATGGGCATAATCTCTATACTGGCGAGGAAAACTACTGCCATTAACAATCCTTCTTGTATAGATGATTGGGGGTCTCTTTTGTAGAGAAAcgttttttaaagtaaaatctCTACTTTTTGGGTTTACCTCTTGTATATTGAGTTTTCATTCCCATTGTTAATAAAATcatttacctttttttaaaaaaaggaaaatatttgaattttaccAGTTACAGTCAACAATTTGTGTGTATAAGCCTTTATATCCGTATTTTTAAACAACATGAGCACCCTGGCTGCAGTGTTCCTCTCCCATACAGTACTTCAAACTAACAACTGAAAGAATATAAGACACATGTTCTAGGAATGAACTTGCTGCCCGCGAAGACTGAGACTGTAACTTACCTTTCCACATTGGTTGAACTATCTGTTGCAGTCAAAGCAAATGAATATCCACGATCATAAAGAGGAATAGAGTTGCCGTCCAATGGAATAAACTCGCTCTTGTTGTTACTTGCTTGTTTGTCCACCCAATATGTCTAACagaaaatattactttttagCCTATTAATAAAAAAGTCAATGCTACGCAGCCAAGATAGTCAAAGTACAATACTACTCTTCTCAATTTGAGCAGTATGGCAGATATACCACACTGTATTCAATAACAGAAATGCTCACCTGCCCACCATCAGAGGTCAGATAAGAATTTGATAGTATTGCATAATTAACAATACCTACAGGAAATTTGTTTCACTTACAGACAACCATGAATTTACACCATAATTCGAAAGCAACTATTAACagcataaattttattttatttttttgaaactgtTAAGAGCATTAATTTTAGGATTGAGCATTTGAACAGGCCCacaattttatgaatatgatCTATACACTTAATACCGTATAGAATTTTAAGACACAAGCCCAGCATtgataattacatatttaagcAATGGGAAGTGCTCAGACTGTTTTGCCCTTAGCTTCAGCACCAAAACGAGCCGTTAACAATAAAGGTAGTTATTTGTAAGAAAACACAGCGAATTATGTGATCCAAAATAAAGGTCATTTTTACATGGTCAACTATGAAGTCGTAACATTTGCTATCACAGATTACTATGGTTATAGACTTACCATATTCCAGATAATATTGCAACgttcttaattttaaaatatagatGCTAACCAAAATACTGAATGATTCCAATTTAACCCAGAGATCAACTGATCCTCATCAAGCCAATTCTAGATCTTCTGgggtcttcttttttttttttggttggggggggggggggggggtttacaAACTTCTTCCCTGATCATCAACTCACTAACAATGAAGATGCAATTTGCAAAATCAAATCAGTCTGATTTGCTATTCAAGGAACCCATGGTGGCTGGCAAAATAAGAGTCAACTTTTACGCATTAAGCAAAAAAACAGTGCAAAATTAGTGGAGGCAAATGtcttttgtttacttatttaaCTAAAAACATCCTCAAATAAAACGGTAACAATAGCTCAACAGACAATTCAAATTTGTACATGCGGCAGAGATAGAAATATACCACTGCAGAAGGTTTCTCCAAACCAACATGAAGAGCAGGGAAATATGTCTCTTCACCAGATTCTAACAGTTCTCTTGAATCCtgaaatcaaagaaacaagacTCGGCACTCTCAGGATGAAACCTACAGAGACACTGAAGATTACTAGAAAAACCCCAATAAGCACTACACAAAAGGTTAAACTCACCGTCAGATATTCCACCAACATAATATAGTAAAAAGTATTAGGAATAGCAAAGAGAGTAAAATAATGCCAGAATAGCAAACATCAATGTTAAACCAGTTTAACTTGTGCATTAAACATGCCAAACTAATTTCCACCTTGGTGCAAAATCTGGACAGTGGATGACATTCTCTTAACTTTGGCTATCTGCCCATGCCAAACTAATTTCCACCTTGGTGCAAAATCCAGACAGTGGATAACATTCTCTTAACTTTGCCTATCTGCCCCCCACCAGGTAATTACTTATTAGTTTTTATTCAATGGAAAAGAATAAAAGACATCCACCCTTGATCCAACtaggttaaaatatattttttggtaaCTAATTGTCGTATTAATCACCAAGTAGCCAATCAGTAAATAACAAGGCTACAGAGTCTTGCGAACTCATAATGTCAATCACACAGCCTCCATAATCTTTCAACTAACTTATAACATCAAAAAATAGCATCGGTGAAGCATAATCCTAAGCTTTAATAATGCTCAAACATTTCAAAACACATGCAATTTCTCTTGCTAAACTTGTTGGTTCTCTATTCCTCCACTCAAAGACTCGTGTGTCTTTCGGACCAAATAGATTGAATGGTGCCTATGAAAACTAGTTTAAGAACTTGAGCGTTTATTTGCCCTTGATGGATATCTTAATCTATCTTATGGTTCAGATCTTCGTGTTTGAGTGCATTTGTTTACATTCAGATTTAAGCACTTAGGCCTCATTTAATTGCACTTAATGGAggtttgaatcttaatcattcatatTCTGCCCATtaattgcatttattttttacttctaaatcttaatgattaagattcatTCCATTAAGTccatttgttaattttttaataaaaacatcTTAATGGATGTGAAAAAGATCTCAATGAATCAGATCTGTAGTAGAATCTTGACACCATTCAGACTCAGGTAGATTATATTAAAAGCACGAAGGTCCTTAGAAATGTTGATTTAACTTTAGTCCATAATTAAAATTGTTCAATAGAAAAAACTGTCATTTACAATTTTCTCAAATAATTGTCATGTTATTATTATCCTTATATTGAGGACAGGGGCGGATCTAGGTGGTGCCCCCATCGTTGAAGAATTACACTATAGATATAAAGCCAAATTCTGATTTAATGAGtacatataataaaatgatCCCTCTGAAAACAAGTGAGAGGCTTAGCTTAGTGGATAAGGGGTTCAAGAATTTCCCTTACGTCATGGGTTCGATCCCATGCGCAGcaagtccttttttttttaaaccttTCTAATGCTATGGAATTTGGCTCAAATTTTTAAGAAGTgcaaaataaagtaaaacattACAAAATAGAAGTATAAAAACACGAGAAATTTTAAGAATGTTCAATGGAGCAGGGTAAAAGTAGGAAGAAATGCTTAATGCGGTATGATAAGGTAAGCTAAATTTAGCGGGTTAAGGTCTTTCCCGTCTCGCTTCCTTTTGCATCCTTTAATTTCACGTGTTTTAGGAATTACattatgtaatacaattttttttatcaacgtAGCTTTGTTTTCAGTATCTTCGAATAATTTGGTGTTTACTTTTATCAAGCAATGAACGTTTCTTGTACAAAGAGCATGCCCGGGTTACTACGTTCACCGCACACTTACATTACCACTGTCCACCTGAGCTATTTCTTAAACTTCAAACCCCTCGAACAAAATTCTTGGATCCGCCACCTGATTTAGGactttaaaattaatcaaaagcTATAGCTATTAAATCTTTActtatttgtaaaatataagAAGTCCTAATATCTAAGACtttaaaattgactaaaattttGATTCTCAAGTCTTTCCTTATTCGAACTAACAATAAAAGctctaatatttaaaactttaaagtcaATTACAATTTTGTTAATTCACATCAACtctttctttaattaaattaactaaattattttatatatggaagttccaaatagaaaaatatggtGGCCATTCCGAATTTTTTAATCTAACAATTCtaatatgattaattaattcCCAAATGTTGACTtatacaagaagaaaattaatggAAATGGTCTTATTACTTGATGAGATGATCTCTTGAAAAATGTGGTGTCCATTCCgaatattagtttttttaatctaacaattctaatataattaattagttcCCAAATGTTTAACTTAACAAGAAGAAATTAATGGAATTGGTCTTATATTACTTAATGAGATAATCTCTTCGgaccaaaaaagaaagaaagagatgaTACATGAACTTATCTAAGGCagtatttatttgaatatttcaaTTTGTAATTTAGAGTCTTGTTTGTATTATTTAATCAACAAGGTGGGAATAAGTACAAAAAAGCTatatccttattttttttttgaaaatggtaaCTTCGTCTATTCCTCAAAAGACAGTACACTAATCAGTATTTACAACATGTACTTCAAATTCTACTATCTTTAACTAAATTGAGTCTAGTACATCAATTAAGGAGATAGTATCATTTGAGTATAATTGATTACACCATAAGACAATTTAGTTTGACTTTTGCAAACTATTCTCAACACTTAGGTagatttatcttcttctttttaatatGAATACTTAAGGTAGGATTCAAATTGTTGTAGGCTACAAAGGAGGAACACAAGATTTAGGAATATTCAGCAATTTAAATCACttgagattaattatttttggaacTGGTAACTTTGTATATTTCTCACAAGGAGTACGTAGGTTGTAATGATTGAGATCTGAATGATTAAAGATTATGACATTCATTATATGCAAACAACTGAGGCCTTAGTATCATTAAGAGGTATCAACAATCAGCAGTCACCATTACTAACCAAGCTTTGTCATCACAACCACCACCATTGCCAACCATTACTGTTAGACCTACCACACCTACCACCTCCATCATTTTAATTATACCCAATGCCGCTGCCACCACATGCCACCACCACCAACCACATTGTCAACCACTACTGTCAGTCACTACCACCTACCACatctactattattattatatcaccACCACCAATGTCGCCATAGTCATCACCACCTCCACCATCACAATTAGCACCACCAACACATCACACATTCTTCAACCACCATCATCAACATTGTCAACTACTAACATCAATCAACTTTATCATCACAACCACCACCATCACTACCAACTGCCACCATCACGCCAGTCCTAACACCAACTGCCACCATCACGCCAGTCCTAACACCAACTGCCACCTCATGCATGCCGGTCCCAACTATCACCAACACCATTCCTAGCTACTAATATCAATTGTTACCACTACAAACTATCTCCACTATCACTAGCAAATATAAAAGTGTCATTTGTTTAatcaaaaaatgtttttattgtatcaaatttatatttttctaatatgtAGTTACTTTAgttgaattgtatatatactatgcttacaaataaataaattatgtacattcagatgttgaaaaataaacatattaatCATCCAATGTAAAATCTAGGGACAACATCTTAATCATTCAAATGTGGACTCAAATTCAGATGTCTTAATCTTTAATGAGAACAAATGAGGCTCTAGTCTTTGTGATTATCTTCTATTGCAATTGAAGGCTGTCAAGTGTATCATTATATGTACGTTGCAGCCACTTCACTAATATCTTCCAAATCCTCCCTGGCAAATGAGCACTCAATGAATAAATGCTTCTTCAGTTTCCAATTTAGTGTCACACATCACAAATTTGGATCAAGATTTGCTCCTCATCTTAATAACCTATTAACATTATTAAGATGACCATGCCTGTATACCCATAGAGTGAATTTGTTTGCTCTCTCTTGTTATTGGAGGAGAGCTCATGAATTTCACTCAGCACTACTCTTGTACTTTTCTTGTTGCCAGAATTTTCCTCACCATCCACCTGACTGGCTGGGGTTCGGAAATCTGCTCAAGTGGCCTCCGTTGGATACATGTTGAACGAATCCATCTAATCCAGGGCCTTCCTTATTTGTGAATCAAGTCCCAGCACATTTTTTCTACTGCACCTTTGTCCCTTAACTTAATATCTAACAAGTGTAATCCACCAGCAGTGGCAGACGTGTTGTACTCTAACAAACCATTGCTCTTTTGGTTATCTCATTAGTCCCTGACCTTATATTACTACTACAATATGCTTCTATGATCGTTATCACCTTGGCTGAAGTAAGGAATAATTATGACATGTAAGACTGAATCCGGAATATCACTGATCAGGAAATATATGATGGTCTATGCTCCATAGGGGATGACAATGCACAAGGAATTGATGGGTACAGTGCTTTGTTCCTCGAGAAATCTTGGCAAGAATTAAGATTAATGTGTGCGCTTCTGTTAAGGGTTTCTTCCTTCATAATAGTATGTAGAAGGAAATTAATTGCACCACCTAGTAGCATCAAAGAGTACAGGCCAATAATCTGTTGTACGGTTTTGTACAAGATTATTTCCAAGGTGTTAACTGCTAGGATGAAAACATTATGCGTCACATTGTAAGTGAGAATCAGGCAGGGTTCATTCAAGGAGGAAATAGCAGATATACATAATCATGGCTCATGGAACTGCTTAAGCATTACACTAGAAAGCATATTTCACCTAGATGTATGTTTAAAGTGGATCTTCAAAAAGCCTATAATTCAGCGGAATGGGTTTACACAGAACAAATTATGGTGGGACTAGGTTCTCCAAGAAAAATCATTACTTAAATAATGTTAATGCACTTTGACAGGACAGTCAGTTATTCAATCACCATCGAGTACCATTGAGCATTTTACGCAGCAAAGGGACTGAGACAAGGAGATCCTATGTCTCCCTATCTGCTTGCCATAGCCATGGAATATGTCAACAGAAACCCTAGCTGAGGACATGCAATACTAAATACCATCCTATGTGCCCTAAGTTAAAACTTACTCATCTCTCTTAAGTAGATGACTTACTACTTTTTGTTAGGGTGATGAACTATTCAACTGCTCTTTGACAAGTTAACCATGTTTTCTCAAGCTTCAGGACTTCAacataacctaaaataaaagcTGTATCTACTTTAGAGGTGTGTCTAGTGCAGTGACGACTAATATAGAACAGGTGTCGGGTATTGAACATGGAGAACATCCTTTCATATATCTGGGGAACCCGTAGCCACAAAGAAACTCACTATCCTGCTATGGCAGCCTCTCTAACACAGAAATTGTGGCAAGAATATCCTCATGGACAGCAAAAAATATTGTGGTAATATCCTCATGGACAGCAAAAAAAGTTTTCATATGCTGGAATGGTGACCTTACTCACAgctttttgaaatcaaattactaaaaacATAATTTCCACTTGCAACAAAATGATTGGTACATGAGTTGCAACCAGGTCAAAATTTGAGTAATACAAATTCTTACAGCAAGGGAATTGCCTTATTTTTTTTGACCAATTTTTCGTTTCAAAGTATCATTCCCTTTCAGCTCTAAAATTGACAATCAAAGATGAAAGGCCTACATGAGCACCCAAGAAAGTGGCCTAGAAGTCAATGAAGTGGTGCAAAACTTAAAGACCATGTTGTTcttcaaaggtgaatcaaatCTCAGTGAAGAAAGGGAATAATCGAGGTGCGCGTACCATGTACTAGTGGAAAATAGCACGAACCCGGAGAATAGTTGAGGTACGTACTAGCTAGACCAGACACCACTGTTATCAAaattaataagaagaagaagatgaaaggcTTACCTGTGCTGAAGAACAATGTTTGGCATGCCACTCTGACCATTGTTGTAGCAGCCCCTCAAGCATCTTTCTACTCTCTCTGGAAACATAAGTGAACCCGTCAGGATCACGAAATGCAAAGATGACATTTTTACTAGCAAGATACGTTTAATCATATAAATGGATCACGACTTCTACATTTGGTTCAACAAAAGGGAAAGAGAAGTGTTGAAGAGGATGATTGATTTACTCCTTTATGTGACAGTTTAATCTCTTCTCATAATAGGAACAGAAAGTATATGAGATGTACTTCctcttattcaattttaaacaGGTGGGAAAAGTTGACATCTAGGGGTACAAATTCCCCTCCAATCCTCATTGAGTTtgaaccaaacatgagaaatgaTCCTTATCCCTCCTCATGTACTTCCCCTTGTCACTCCAAAATAAACATAATCTTAATGTGGCAATGGAAGAATGTAATAGAACATGAGAACTTTCAGCAAACCTTGTTAAAGAATCATAAACAACATGCACTGACGGTTGCTCAACATCAAGAGTTGCTCGAGGTCTCTTAACTCCAGATAAGCCTGCCAAAGAAAGTCAATATTTGGAGAAATTTATCTCAACCACTAGAGACAAAGCGTAAaagaaactaataaaaaaatgcaaactcaACAATGAGTATAGGCATAAAGATACCATTGCTTACAAAAGCCAAGACCAATTATAAGGAATTACAAGACATAAAACACGCATTGGGCAAAAGTAAACCAGAAAAGATCAAACAAACAACATACATTTGACACCACCAATCTCCTGAGTGCTGACATGATCTTGATCCTCTGTCTGATTACTACTATAGTTTGCGTCTGGCAAACTTAGAAGTCCATTCTCAGCATGTATTACAGAGTCGACCATAGTTACTTCTTCTGTTATCCCAACTGTTTCTGCCAACTCAACACAAACTTGTGATGGTGTTCCAGTCAAGTCAACACCAACTTGTGAGCCAGGGTCACTCTCCAAATCCATGTCACTATCACTTTCACGTAAAGGTTCGTTGCTTTCACTGACTTCGAAATTAGTGGTTTTGGAAGTGTCTCCATTTGCACcaacttcaatattttcaattCCTCTTTCAAGATTATCAGATGCAGGAAGGTTGTTTGGATCCTCAGTCCCCATGAAAGTGAAATTACTATAGCCTGCAAACAGTCCACAAATGAACACCATGGTTTAACACTAATAGTCTTTTGCTAAACAAGTCTCTTTAAATAAACTAAGAAGATCAATAATATAATTGGTGTTGCTcactaaatttaattaaaaatctacaACATATAGACTGTAGTTGTCTAATCAGGATTTTACTGTGTATTTAGTGCCCATTTTTAGTTGCACTTGAGGCAAGGGTGTTTCGGAGATGGTCTCTCTACCTCCCTGAGGTAGCGGTAAGGTCTGCATACAATTTACCCTCCCcaaaccccacttgtgggattacactgggtatgttaaTGTTGTTAGCCCCCACTATCATCTACCCTATTGCATAGTGAAGATTCATTTAATTGACCCTAACTTGTTTCAAATTGAGACacaattgttgttgttgtcttaAAGTAACTGcacatttttttgataaattgccAAATCATACAAGAATTCTAGGGCATAAACTCAAATCGTAGGACAGGATCTTCTTCGTAACCAAGTAGATAGGTCATAATCTATGCATCTTTAGAGGCTCACATAAAAGTGAAAGGAAATCAATCACACATAGATTGGCAATTATGCTACTGAGAGCAATACAAGTTGTGAAGAACAGAAGAAAAGTGAGTCCAATGATAAGGTAATATCAAAATATTCAGCTTATGAAATCTTATTCATAATCTTGGAGGCTCATATAGAAGTGCAAGGAAATGAATCACATACAGTAAGGCAATTACGCTACTGAGTGTAATACAAGTTTTGTAGAACAGAAAAGTGAGTCCAACACTAAGGTAACATAATAAATACTCAGATGATGAAATCATAGCTCATTAGTGAAAGTGAGTCCAACACTAAGGTAACATAATATACCTCACATCTTTCTATTGTGACAAAGGACAAGAAAATGCAACTAAAATGAAGTTAACTGTAAGTTGAGGCATCAgtattttcatttcatccaGTTGAATGAAGAAGTCACACTAATTGTTGAAGGCTAATTTTTCTGGGATATAGGCCTTTCTTCAACTTCAATATCATAGGAAGATGGAGAAGAGAAGTGTCCATAACTCATATATAAACTCAGGTCAACCTTGTTGTCTAATCAGGAATCATTGTGCACTTAGTGCCCATTTTCAGTTGCACTTGATCCGAGGGTCTTTTGGAAACAGTTTCTCTACCTCCATGAGGTAGAGGTAAGATTttgtacactctaccctccccaaaCCCAACTTGTGGAACTACACTGGTATGCTGTTGTTGTTAGTCCCCACTATCATCTACTGTATTACATAGTGAAGATTCATATAATTGAACCTaacttttttcaaattgagaCACAATTTTTGTTATCTTAAAGTGACTGCACATTTCCAGATAAAATTGCCAAATCACACAAGAATTCTAGGGTGCAAACACGAATCGTAGGATAGGCTCTGCTAAGTAACTAAGTAGATAGGTCATAATCTATGCATCTTTGGAGGCTCACATAAAAGTGCAAGGAAATGAATCACATACAAATTGGCAATTATGCTACTGAGAGTAATATAAGTTTTGAAGAACAGAAGAGAAGTGAGTCCAATGATAAGGTAACATCAAAAATACTCAGCTGATGAAATCATAGTCATAATCTTGGCTCATATAGAAGTGCAAGGAATGAATTGCATACAGTATGGCAATTACGCTACTGAGTGTAATACAAGTTTTATAGTACAGGAAAGAAGAGAGTCCAACACCAAggtaacataaaaaatattcagaTGATGAATCTTACCTCATTAATTAGGTAAAAAGGATCAAACACTAGCACAGTGGCACATAACAAAAGTCATCTATATAACTTAGTAGGAATATCTCACACCTTTCTATTGTGACAAAGGACAAGCAAATGCAACTaaaatgaagtttaggtagtttGAAGCATTAGTATCTTCATTTCATCCATTTGAATGAAGAACCACACTAACTGAAGAAGGCTAATTTTTCTGGGATATAGGCCTTTCGTCAACTTCGATATCTAAAAAAGATCGACAAGAAAAGTGTCC encodes the following:
- the LOC101255771 gene encoding uncharacterized protein; protein product: MGTEDPNNLPASDNLERGIENIEVGANGDTSKTTNFEVSESNEPLRESDSDMDLESDPGSQVGVDLTGTPSQVCVELAETVGITEEVTMVDSVIHAENGLLSLPDANYSSNQTEDQDHVSTQEIGGVKCLSGVKRPRATLDVEQPSVHVVYDSLTRESRKMLEGLLQQWSEWHAKHCSSAQDSRELLESGEETYFPALHVGLEKPSAVTYWVDKQASNNKSEFIPLDGNSIPLYDRGYSFALTATDSSTNVERGIEMVDSSRCFNCGSYGHALKECPKPRDNAAVNSARKQHKSRRNQSASSRNPTRYYQDSPRGKYDGLRPGALDSETRKLLGLGELDPPPWINRMRQMGYPPGYLEDDEDQPSGITIFADEKNKEETEEGEILDKSLPNLPRKMTVDFPGVNAPIPEHADERRWEAAPSSSRYSRSHSHNRYNHAQDYVNRGHYHEQRRSRDFEDDGPPGCDPRTSPLLSTYSYRYGAYDPRYSSHSPRDSASMPRSHSFGRSLSERERRNPIVKEGSYHHSFYGSPR